A region from the Sphingopyxis lindanitolerans genome encodes:
- a CDS encoding amino acid permease: MIFGRVKSLDAILATAEKKSLTRTLGPIQLTLLGVGAIIGTGIFVLTSEAAQKAGPGMMWSFVIAGLVCAVAALCYSELASMVPVSGSAYTYTYAVMGELLAWMVGWALILEYAVAASAVSVGWSGYFVGLLANAGIELPLWLTVGTYAPGGFINLPALVIALLVTLLLMIGTTESARVNAVLVAIKVTALTMFIVLTLPMMKGQNFDPFLPNGWFGNGGATGLGAVGAAASIFFAYVGFDAVSTAAEETKNPQRNVPIGLIGSLGICTIFYLLVAAGAIGTVGAQPIVGAAGEVIQPGTTVFAAQCQSLLAAGNEPLVCSKEALAFVLREIGYPWFGNLIGLAAFLALPSVILIMLFGQTRIFFVMARDGLLPQKLSAIHPRWKTPHIVTMITGVAVAIFAAFLPVGKLADISNSGTLFAFFMVAIAVLVLRRTQPARHRPFRTPFIWIVAPLTILGTVGLFFNLPLESQLVLPVWGGIGLVVYFLYGYRKSHVGQGIVEVHEDDPDAPPPPVPPAPSFS; this comes from the coding sequence ATGATATTTGGTCGCGTCAAATCGCTCGACGCCATCTTGGCGACGGCCGAAAAGAAATCGCTCACGCGGACATTGGGGCCGATACAATTGACGCTGCTGGGCGTCGGCGCGATCATCGGGACCGGCATTTTCGTGCTGACGTCCGAGGCCGCGCAAAAGGCGGGCCCTGGCATGATGTGGAGTTTCGTCATCGCCGGCCTGGTCTGCGCCGTCGCTGCGCTCTGCTATTCCGAACTGGCCTCGATGGTCCCCGTTTCGGGCAGCGCCTATACCTATACCTATGCGGTCATGGGCGAACTTCTCGCCTGGATGGTCGGCTGGGCTCTCATCCTCGAATATGCCGTGGCGGCCAGTGCCGTTTCGGTCGGCTGGTCGGGATATTTCGTCGGACTATTGGCAAATGCCGGGATAGAATTGCCGCTTTGGCTGACGGTCGGAACCTATGCGCCCGGCGGTTTCATCAACCTTCCCGCGCTCGTCATCGCCCTCCTCGTCACGCTCCTGCTGATGATCGGCACGACCGAATCGGCGCGCGTCAACGCCGTGCTGGTGGCCATCAAGGTCACCGCGCTGACGATGTTCATCGTGCTGACCCTACCGATGATGAAGGGCCAGAATTTTGACCCCTTCCTCCCCAATGGCTGGTTCGGCAACGGCGGCGCAACGGGTCTTGGCGCGGTCGGCGCCGCCGCATCGATCTTTTTCGCCTATGTCGGCTTCGACGCGGTGTCCACGGCTGCGGAAGAAACAAAAAATCCCCAGCGCAACGTCCCGATCGGGCTGATCGGATCGCTTGGCATTTGCACCATTTTCTACCTGCTCGTCGCGGCGGGGGCGATCGGGACGGTCGGCGCACAGCCGATCGTCGGCGCGGCCGGCGAGGTGATCCAGCCCGGCACCACCGTCTTCGCCGCCCAGTGCCAGTCGTTGCTCGCCGCCGGCAACGAGCCGCTCGTCTGCTCGAAGGAAGCGCTGGCTTTTGTCCTGCGCGAAATCGGTTATCCCTGGTTCGGCAACCTCATCGGCCTTGCGGCTTTCCTGGCCTTGCCTTCGGTCATCCTCATCATGTTGTTCGGCCAGACGCGCATCTTCTTCGTGATGGCGCGCGACGGGCTGTTGCCGCAGAAACTTTCGGCCATTCACCCGCGCTGGAAGACGCCCCACATCGTCACGATGATCACGGGCGTCGCGGTCGCCATTTTCGCGGCATTTCTTCCGGTCGGCAAACTCGCCGACATCTCGAACTCGGGAACATTGTTCGCCTTCTTCATGGTCGCGATTGCGGTGCTCGTCCTGCGCCGGACCCAGCCGGCGCGGCACCGTCCATTCCGGACCCCGTTTATCTGGATCGTCGCGCCGCTGACGATCCTCGGCACGGTGGGCCTGTTCTTCAACCTGCCGCTGGAATCGCAGCTGGTGCTGCCGGTTTGGGGCGGCATCGGTCTGGTCGTCTATTTCCTCTATGGCTATCGCAAGAGCCATGTCGGCCAAGGCATCGTCGAAGTGCATGAGGATGACCCGGACGCGCCGCCGCCGCCGGTTCCGCCCGCTCCTTCGTTCAGCTAA
- a CDS encoding multidrug effflux MFS transporter, with protein MTESPQRRRMPGDREMVFMMAMVMALNALAIDSMLPALPAIGEGLGVIVANDRQYVISTYLFGIGAGSLVYGPLSDRFGRKGVLVPALFAYVAFSIGCGLATSFPMLLALRFGHGLISAALGVTVVAVIRDLFSGDAMAKRLSMIFLVFMIVPAIAPTMGAGITAFANWRAIFIVLAVMGCVMLLWLRRLPETLAPEDVRPLDARTMIAGWATVTRHRRAAGYMVASAMMQGALYGYLNSSEQIIAEVFGAQSWFPLVFACVAAGIAIANFSNAAIVERFGARRVSQSASFAFMVTSIVQIAVAMSGAETLWMFTALMMVNVGLIGFIGSNFGSIAMEDFGHMAGVASSYQSFAKTLLAAAMGALIGQLYDGTTLPLAYAFLVSGVVGLAFVFWAERGKLFTRPGTAPKSPY; from the coding sequence ATGACCGAATCCCCCCAGCGGCGCCGTATGCCCGGCGACCGCGAAATGGTGTTCATGATGGCGATGGTCATGGCGCTGAACGCACTCGCCATCGATTCGATGCTCCCCGCGCTGCCCGCGATCGGCGAGGGGCTGGGGGTCATCGTCGCGAACGACCGGCAATATGTCATCTCGACCTATTTGTTCGGGATTGGCGCCGGGTCGCTCGTCTATGGCCCGCTCTCCGACCGTTTCGGACGCAAGGGCGTCCTCGTCCCGGCGCTGTTCGCTTATGTCGCTTTCTCGATCGGTTGCGGGCTCGCGACGAGCTTTCCGATGCTGCTCGCGCTCAGGTTCGGGCATGGGCTGATCAGCGCCGCGCTGGGCGTGACGGTCGTCGCGGTGATCCGCGACCTGTTTTCGGGCGACGCGATGGCGAAGCGGCTGTCGATGATCTTCCTGGTCTTCATGATCGTCCCCGCGATTGCGCCGACGATGGGGGCGGGAATCACCGCCTTTGCGAACTGGCGCGCGATCTTCATCGTCCTTGCGGTGATGGGCTGTGTCATGCTGCTGTGGCTGCGCCGTCTGCCCGAGACGCTGGCGCCCGAGGATGTCCGTCCGCTCGATGCGCGGACGATGATCGCGGGCTGGGCGACGGTGACGCGGCACCGCCGCGCCGCGGGTTATATGGTGGCCTCGGCGATGATGCAGGGTGCGCTCTACGGCTATCTCAACAGCAGCGAGCAGATCATCGCCGAGGTGTTCGGGGCGCAGAGCTGGTTCCCGCTGGTCTTCGCCTGCGTCGCGGCGGGAATCGCGATCGCCAATTTCTCGAACGCCGCGATCGTCGAGCGCTTTGGCGCGCGCCGGGTGTCGCAAAGCGCGAGCTTCGCCTTCATGGTGACCTCGATCGTCCAGATCGCCGTCGCGATGAGTGGCGCCGAGACCTTGTGGATGTTCACCGCGTTGATGATGGTCAACGTCGGCCTGATCGGTTTCATCGGCAGCAATTTCGGATCGATCGCGATGGAGGATTTCGGTCATATGGCGGGCGTCGCTTCCTCCTATCAGAGCTTTGCCAAGACGTTGCTTGCCGCCGCCATGGGGGCGCTGATCGGCCAGCTTTATGACGGCACGACGCTGCCGCTCGCCTATGCCTTCCTCGTTTCGGGGGTGGTCGGGCTGGCGTTCGTCTTCTGGGCCGAGCGCGGCAAGCTGTTCACGCGCCCCGGAACGGCGCCGAAGTCACCCTATTGA
- a CDS encoding PepSY-associated TM helix domain-containing protein, with product MSLLDTLHRWTGGLIGLLLALMGLSGTILLHENSWIALPHANDPLRGDLPTVVAATERLMAMPGAQGIIYADERFGLHQLRFGKQAGAYAAQSGDIVTRWASQWERPELWIFDFHHHLFAGDNGEWVIGIAGLCGLFFIVTGVILWWRTRRTFRPRLLPKRMSRPSILWHHRDLGILAAPLLLLSVVTGTMMIFQPFAAIVIAPFGPVAETAKALEPPRYKGGPLAAKPDYAAMLTEARRRFPDAEFRILSLPRGAGDPIMLRMRQQAEWLPNGRSTLWFDAETGKLLGARDALAMPPGAQVFNMAYPVHSAKVGGLPWRLVMSVSGLSLTMLGSFAVWTFWFRRPKAAKWRVKAAALASA from the coding sequence ATGAGCCTGCTCGACACGCTCCACCGCTGGACCGGCGGCCTGATCGGCCTTCTGCTCGCGCTGATGGGCCTGTCGGGCACGATCCTGCTCCACGAGAATAGCTGGATCGCCCTGCCGCACGCGAACGATCCGCTGCGCGGCGACCTGCCGACGGTCGTCGCGGCGACCGAACGGCTGATGGCGATGCCGGGCGCGCAGGGCATCATCTATGCCGACGAGCGCTTCGGGCTCCACCAACTCCGCTTCGGCAAGCAGGCGGGTGCCTATGCCGCCCAGTCGGGCGACATCGTCACCCGCTGGGCAAGCCAGTGGGAGCGGCCCGAACTGTGGATCTTCGACTTCCATCACCATCTGTTTGCGGGCGACAACGGCGAGTGGGTGATCGGCATCGCGGGGCTTTGCGGATTGTTCTTCATCGTCACGGGCGTGATCCTGTGGTGGCGGACGCGGCGCACCTTTCGGCCCCGTCTCTTGCCCAAGCGGATGAGCCGCCCGTCGATCCTCTGGCACCATCGCGACCTCGGCATCCTGGCAGCGCCCCTGCTGCTGCTGTCGGTGGTCACCGGCACGATGATGATCTTCCAGCCCTTTGCGGCGATCGTCATCGCACCGTTCGGCCCCGTGGCCGAGACCGCGAAGGCGCTCGAACCGCCGCGGTATAAGGGCGGGCCGCTCGCCGCAAAGCCCGATTATGCCGCGATGCTCACCGAGGCCCGCCGCCGCTTTCCCGATGCCGAGTTCCGCATCCTCAGCCTGCCGCGGGGGGCGGGCGACCCGATCATGCTGCGGATGCGCCAGCAGGCCGAATGGCTGCCCAACGGCCGTTCGACCCTGTGGTTCGACGCCGAAACCGGCAAGCTGCTCGGCGCGCGCGACGCGCTCGCGATGCCGCCGGGGGCGCAGGTCTTCAACATGGCCTATCCGGTCCATTCGGCGAAGGTCGGCGGGCTGCCGTGGCGGCTGGTGATGAGCGTGTCGGGCCTATCGCTGACGATGCTCGGCAGCTTCGCGGTGTGGACCTTCTGGTTCCGCCGCCCGAAAGCGGCGAAGTGGCGGGTGAAGGCGGCGGCGCTGGCTTCGGCCTGA
- a CDS encoding TonB-dependent receptor — translation MNRKWLVAALLSSALSTPAFAQDAAPAGDKAGRDDSIVVTAARTILPPSALPLTIDVIGKDSLDQQLAISGSVTDAVSNLTPSFSPTRQKLSGAGETLRGRSPLYAINGIPQSTPMRDGSRDGFTIDGFFVDRVELIYGSNALQGIGGTGGIVNQVTVGAPKEEGLGGRFLLQGTADDGFSGDGLGGKVAGLVQYKAGRFDATVGAAWEKRGAFYDGEGRRVGLNLTQGETQDSRTLSLFARLGYELSSTARLDLIASRFEMKGDGDYIALAGDRLTGVPTSAVRGGPPGESAQNRTESVALSLTDTDLGGGNFVSQIFFNRSRDTFGGEVKTQATFQDPALGPVGTLFDQSQNRSRKLGAKFSYERAVPGFEALTVTLGFDALVDKTEQALIATGRVWVPPSDFRSLAPFSQANLKLFDGLVRLAGGVRWENVQIKIDDYHTLASTTFVACTATVTTNCGLPTYGGVAVAGGKPKFDDLLINGGIIIEPWQGIRAYASYAEGFTVPDIGRITRAVKDGGIDIDNFLDISPIVSNNREIGVEVKRGPLDATATYFWSSSDKGQLLIARPDRIFDVQRQRVEIEGLEVNVRVAMPIDGLKLGVGYAHIQGKYDSDSVNPDGIVDTDLDGTNISPDRLNLNASYNKGPVSALVQTQFFLGRTFHGKANPDPRNSFGGYAITDASLRYQTGFGGLSLSVQNLFDKFYIDYSSDTRLPTDNLAYFAGRGRTFALGWDYRF, via the coding sequence ATGAATCGCAAATGGCTCGTCGCGGCGTTGCTCTCGAGTGCGCTTTCCACCCCCGCCTTCGCACAGGATGCCGCGCCCGCCGGTGACAAGGCGGGGCGGGACGACAGCATCGTCGTCACCGCGGCGCGCACCATCCTGCCGCCGAGCGCGCTGCCGCTGACGATCGACGTGATCGGCAAGGACAGCCTCGACCAGCAGCTCGCGATTTCGGGGTCGGTGACCGATGCGGTGTCGAACCTCACCCCCAGCTTTTCGCCGACGCGGCAGAAATTGTCGGGAGCGGGCGAAACGCTGCGCGGGCGCTCGCCGCTCTATGCGATCAACGGTATCCCGCAATCGACCCCGATGCGCGACGGCAGCCGCGACGGCTTCACGATCGACGGCTTCTTCGTCGACCGTGTCGAGCTGATCTATGGCTCGAACGCCTTGCAGGGGATCGGCGGCACCGGCGGCATCGTCAATCAGGTGACCGTCGGCGCGCCGAAGGAAGAGGGGCTCGGCGGGCGTTTCCTGCTGCAAGGCACCGCCGACGACGGCTTCAGCGGCGACGGCCTCGGCGGCAAGGTCGCGGGGCTCGTCCAATATAAGGCGGGGCGCTTCGACGCGACCGTCGGCGCGGCGTGGGAAAAGCGCGGCGCCTTCTACGACGGCGAGGGGCGCCGCGTCGGGCTCAACCTGACGCAGGGCGAGACGCAGGATTCGCGGACGCTCTCGCTGTTCGCGCGCCTCGGCTACGAGCTGTCGTCGACCGCGCGGCTCGACCTGATCGCGAGCCGCTTCGAGATGAAGGGCGACGGCGATTATATCGCGCTCGCGGGCGATCGGCTGACCGGGGTTCCGACAAGCGCGGTGCGCGGCGGTCCGCCGGGAGAATCGGCGCAGAACCGCACCGAAAGCGTTGCTCTGTCGCTGACCGACACCGACCTTGGCGGCGGCAATTTCGTCAGCCAGATCTTCTTCAACCGCAGCCGCGACACCTTTGGCGGCGAAGTGAAGACGCAGGCGACCTTTCAGGATCCCGCGCTCGGCCCGGTCGGCACCCTGTTCGACCAGTCGCAGAACCGCAGCCGCAAATTGGGCGCCAAGTTCAGCTATGAGCGCGCCGTCCCCGGGTTCGAGGCTCTGACCGTCACGCTCGGTTTCGACGCGCTCGTCGACAAGACCGAGCAGGCGCTGATCGCCACTGGCCGCGTCTGGGTGCCGCCGAGCGATTTTCGCAGCCTGGCCCCTTTCAGCCAGGCCAACCTCAAGCTGTTCGACGGTCTCGTTCGCCTTGCCGGCGGGGTGCGCTGGGAAAATGTCCAGATCAAGATCGACGATTACCACACCCTCGCCTCGACCACCTTCGTCGCCTGCACGGCCACCGTCACCACCAATTGCGGCCTGCCCACTTATGGCGGAGTCGCCGTCGCGGGCGGCAAGCCCAAGTTCGACGACCTGCTGATCAATGGCGGCATCATCATCGAGCCGTGGCAGGGCATCCGCGCCTATGCGAGCTATGCCGAGGGTTTCACCGTCCCCGACATCGGCCGCATCACCCGCGCGGTGAAAGACGGCGGAATCGACATCGACAATTTCCTCGACATCTCGCCGATCGTCTCGAACAACCGCGAGATCGGCGTCGAGGTGAAGCGCGGGCCGCTCGACGCGACCGCCACCTATTTCTGGTCGTCGAGCGACAAGGGCCAGCTGCTGATCGCCCGCCCCGACCGCATCTTCGACGTCCAGCGCCAGCGCGTCGAGATCGAGGGGCTCGAGGTCAATGTGCGCGTCGCGATGCCGATCGACGGGCTGAAGCTCGGGGTCGGCTATGCGCATATCCAGGGCAAATATGACAGCGACAGCGTGAACCCCGACGGGATCGTCGACACCGACCTTGACGGCACGAACATCTCGCCCGACCGCCTGAACCTCAACGCGAGCTACAACAAGGGGCCGGTCTCGGCGCTGGTGCAGACCCAATTCTTTCTGGGCCGCACCTTCCACGGCAAGGCGAACCCCGATCCGCGCAACAGTTTCGGCGGCTACGCCATCACCGACGCCAGCTTGCGCTATCAGACCGGCTTCGGCGGGCTGAGCCTCAGTGTCCAGAATCTGTTCGACAAATTCTACATCGACTATTCGAGCGACACGCGGCTGCCGACCGATAATCTCGCTTATTTCGCGGGGCGCGGGCGCACCTTCGCGCTGGGGTGGGATTACCGGTTCTAG
- a CDS encoding patatin-like protein, which translates to MREKELRFALICYGGISLAVYMHGITKEVWRLSAASRAFHEGAAQNGSGRVYGELLAAIAARSGVKLRVLADIVAGASAGGINGIFLARAIAGGHSLDPLTELWLKDADVDSLLDPDARPLSAATKFWAVPIAGWAMKRRGNVIDRTVGAGAQGEVRAKLSRFVRARWFEPPFGGETFSNLLLDAFDAMDAGPKGPALLPAGQPVDLFVSVTDFAGHSAPLSLNSPPRVTEKEHRLMLHFRQDARAGKSLDDVPGLAAAARATASFPGAFPPFTLRELDWVLHRRGIAWPARDAFIRTQLPAGGESDPADRVLIDGSVLANAPFRPAIAALKQRPARREVDRRFVYIDPKPDYRAISFGKPGEVPEGGAPKLPGFLSTILGALSEIPREQPIRENVEAIEGMSRRIRRMQHIVDAMKVEVEEQVAALFGTTFFLDTPTAARLRKWRARAQDQAAVRAGFAFAPYGHVKLSAIVEELVGVVDRLSPPEGDIHRRNRRAAIWDEARARGLDRLSGRRGAGASDDAVVFFRSHDLGFRIRRLRFLARELDRVVEAKRDTRDPACDAMREAIFTALGVYLERQNDSWLASIDVAADADAGQWLDGIAAHRDLIHADEEADALVADALGGLPKDDRRTLLLAYLGYPFYDIATLPLLQGEGFDEFDPIKIDRISPSDATAIRTGGAAAMLKGVEFNSFGAFFSRAYRENDYLWGRLHGADRLIDIVSSSVTGERAMPADELAVIKRRAFHAILDEEEDRLPKVKALIDELRDEIG; encoded by the coding sequence ATGCGCGAAAAGGAACTACGCTTCGCCCTGATTTGCTACGGCGGCATCAGCCTCGCCGTCTATATGCACGGCATCACCAAGGAGGTCTGGCGGCTGTCCGCGGCCTCGCGCGCTTTTCACGAAGGCGCGGCGCAGAACGGATCGGGCCGCGTCTATGGCGAGTTGCTCGCGGCGATCGCCGCGCGGAGCGGGGTCAAGCTGCGGGTGCTGGCCGACATCGTCGCGGGGGCGAGCGCGGGCGGGATCAACGGCATTTTCCTGGCGCGCGCGATCGCCGGCGGTCACTCGCTCGATCCGTTGACCGAGCTGTGGCTGAAGGACGCCGACGTCGACAGCCTGCTCGACCCCGACGCGCGGCCGCTGTCGGCCGCGACCAAATTCTGGGCGGTGCCGATCGCCGGCTGGGCGATGAAGCGGCGCGGCAACGTCATCGATCGCACGGTCGGCGCAGGCGCGCAGGGCGAGGTGCGCGCCAAGCTGTCGCGTTTCGTCCGTGCGCGCTGGTTCGAGCCGCCGTTCGGCGGCGAGACTTTCTCGAATTTGCTGCTCGACGCTTTCGACGCGATGGACGCAGGACCGAAGGGGCCGGCGCTGCTGCCCGCGGGCCAGCCCGTCGACCTGTTCGTATCGGTCACCGATTTCGCGGGGCACAGCGCCCCCCTGTCGCTCAACAGCCCGCCGCGCGTCACCGAAAAGGAGCATCGGCTGATGCTGCATTTCCGGCAGGATGCGCGCGCCGGGAAAAGCCTCGACGACGTGCCGGGGCTCGCCGCCGCGGCGCGCGCGACCGCAAGCTTTCCGGGCGCCTTTCCGCCCTTCACGCTCCGCGAGCTCGACTGGGTGCTCCACCGGCGCGGAATCGCCTGGCCCGCCCGCGACGCCTTCATCCGCACCCAGCTTCCCGCGGGCGGCGAAAGCGATCCGGCCGATCGCGTGCTGATCGACGGTTCGGTGCTCGCCAATGCGCCGTTTCGCCCCGCGATCGCGGCGCTCAAGCAACGGCCGGCGCGGCGCGAAGTCGATCGACGCTTCGTCTATATTGATCCCAAGCCCGACTATCGCGCGATCAGCTTCGGCAAGCCCGGCGAAGTGCCCGAAGGGGGGGCGCCGAAGCTCCCCGGCTTCCTCTCGACAATCCTCGGCGCGCTGTCCGAAATCCCGCGCGAGCAGCCGATTCGCGAGAATGTCGAGGCAATCGAGGGCATGTCGCGCCGTATCCGCCGCATGCAACATATCGTCGACGCGATGAAGGTCGAGGTGGAGGAACAGGTGGCGGCGCTGTTCGGCACCACCTTTTTCCTCGACACGCCGACCGCGGCGAGGCTGCGGAAATGGCGCGCCAGGGCGCAGGATCAGGCGGCGGTCCGCGCGGGTTTCGCCTTTGCGCCCTATGGTCACGTCAAACTGTCGGCGATCGTCGAGGAATTGGTCGGCGTCGTCGATCGGCTGTCGCCCCCCGAAGGCGATATCCACCGTCGCAATCGGCGGGCCGCGATCTGGGACGAGGCGCGCGCGCGCGGGCTCGACCGGCTCTCGGGCCGCCGCGGCGCGGGGGCGAGCGACGATGCGGTGGTCTTTTTCCGCAGCCACGACCTCGGCTTTCGTATCCGCCGTCTGCGCTTCTTAGCGCGCGAGCTCGACCGCGTGGTCGAGGCAAAGCGCGACACACGCGATCCGGCGTGCGACGCGATGCGCGAGGCGATCTTCACCGCGCTCGGCGTCTATCTCGAGCGCCAGAATGACAGCTGGCTTGCCAGCATCGACGTGGCCGCCGACGCCGATGCGGGACAATGGCTCGACGGCATCGCGGCGCACCGCGACCTGATCCACGCCGACGAGGAAGCCGACGCGCTCGTCGCCGACGCGCTCGGCGGCCTGCCCAAGGACGACCGGCGCACTTTGCTCCTCGCCTATCTCGGCTATCCTTTCTACGACATCGCGACGCTGCCGCTGCTCCAGGGCGAGGGGTTCGACGAGTTCGACCCGATCAAGATCGACCGCATCTCCCCGTCCGACGCGACCGCGATTCGCACCGGCGGCGCGGCGGCGATGCTCAAGGGGGTCGAGTTCAACAGCTTCGGCGCCTTCTTCAGCCGCGCCTATCGCGAGAATGACTATCTTTGGGGGCGCCTCCACGGCGCCGACCGGCTGATCGACATCGTATCGAGCAGCGTAACGGGCGAGCGCGCCATGCCCGCCGACGAACTGGCGGTGATCAAGCGGCGCGCGTTCCACGCGATCCTTGATGAGGAGGAGGATCGGCTACCGAAGGTGAAGGCGCTGATCGACGAATTGAGGGACGAGATCGGCTAA
- the dnaJ gene encoding molecular chaperone DnaJ produces the protein MSLDIDYYELLEVERTADNAALKASYRKLAMQYHPDKNPGCHDSEARFKAISEAYDCLRDPQKRAAYDRFGKDGVNGAGGFSGGGNGDFGDIGDIFESIFGSAFGGRQQQRGPARGADLRYDMEIRLEDAFTGCSRDIQVDVAARCEACDGSGAKPGTNTNRCSTCAGHGKVRAQQGFFMVERTCPTCQGAGEVIADPCNNCHGEGRVDRRKTLTVTIPPGVDEGTRIRLSGEGESGARGAAPGDLYIFLHMARHKVFEREGTTLFTRAPISFTTAALGGCITIPGLDRKGHEINIPVGIQSGKQLRQRGAGMPVLNGRGHGDLVVQVDVETPTKLSARQKELLAEFRETETGDECPASQGFFGRIKEMWDDLTE, from the coding sequence ATGTCGCTCGACATCGATTATTACGAATTGCTCGAAGTCGAGCGCACCGCCGACAATGCGGCGCTCAAAGCGAGTTACCGCAAGCTGGCGATGCAATATCACCCCGACAAGAATCCGGGGTGTCACGACAGCGAAGCGCGCTTCAAGGCGATCAGCGAAGCCTATGACTGCCTGCGCGACCCGCAGAAACGCGCCGCCTATGACCGCTTCGGCAAGGATGGCGTCAACGGCGCCGGCGGTTTTAGTGGCGGCGGCAATGGTGATTTCGGCGACATTGGCGATATTTTCGAATCGATCTTTGGGTCGGCCTTCGGCGGGCGGCAGCAACAGCGCGGTCCCGCCCGCGGCGCCGACCTGCGCTACGACATGGAAATCCGGCTTGAGGACGCCTTCACCGGCTGCTCGCGCGACATCCAGGTCGACGTCGCCGCGCGCTGCGAGGCGTGCGACGGGTCGGGCGCGAAGCCCGGCACCAACACCAACCGCTGCTCGACCTGCGCCGGTCACGGCAAGGTGCGCGCGCAGCAAGGCTTTTTCATGGTCGAGCGCACCTGCCCGACCTGCCAGGGCGCGGGCGAGGTGATCGCCGACCCCTGCAACAATTGTCACGGCGAAGGCCGCGTCGATCGGCGCAAGACGCTGACCGTCACCATCCCGCCGGGGGTCGACGAAGGCACCCGCATCCGCCTGTCGGGCGAGGGCGAGAGCGGTGCGCGCGGCGCCGCGCCGGGCGACCTCTACATCTTTCTCCACATGGCGCGGCACAAGGTTTTCGAGCGCGAAGGCACGACGCTGTTCACCCGCGCGCCGATCAGCTTCACCACCGCCGCGCTCGGCGGGTGCATCACCATCCCCGGACTCGACCGCAAGGGGCACGAGATCAATATTCCTGTCGGCATCCAGTCGGGCAAGCAGCTTCGCCAGCGCGGCGCGGGCATGCCCGTACTCAACGGCCGCGGCCACGGAGACCTTGTCGTTCAGGTCGATGTCGAGACGCCGACGAAGCTGAGCGCGCGCCAGAAAGAGCTGCTTGCGGAGTTCCGCGAGACCGAAACCGGCGACGAATGCCCCGCGAGCCAGGGCTTTTTCGGGCGCATCAAGGAAATGTGGGACGATCTGACGGAGTGA